From the Diachasmimorpha longicaudata isolate KC_UGA_2023 chromosome 15, iyDiaLong2, whole genome shotgun sequence genome, the window ATTCGGTGAAAAAATACTGGTTTAGTGACTATCTTAGGATTTTCTCGGTAAACAAACACATCCACAGATGTATAAATGATCCTCCTGTTTAGTCAATATTGTTACGTGTCCTCCTGGGAATCCCTATTCAATCGCTATCACTATTCGGCGCTTATCTGGAAGAATCCCTCGTCGTGACGACATCTGGTGAGCTACATTGACCTGTCTTTGACATTTTacacgataattttttggtgtTCGACATAAAAGTCGAATGAAAAGTATTAGACTAAAATTACATATAATTTGTGCATTTTCGTCCTTttttacgataaaaaaattaatctaatgttttcataaaattttctatatttcatcagttttttcaacaaaaaaaaattgtgcaaccgtatttattaatttttgacaacgTTAAAGATCAATTTATCAGTCTGGATACAAATTACCCTCACGATTCTCACATTTTTCTAATTCATCGGCCAAAAATTCAGTTTTCAGTTATTTTCCCCCCCAAGACAGAGGACAAAAATCCGAGAAATTGATTGGTCTAGAATTATATAACATGTTTGGTCATTTTTCTCCGTGTAAATTCCCacagtgaaataatttatctaaAAATAACGAGCCTCCCGAAgcacttgaaaattaatcagGAAAGATCCAATATCTCCCCGTTACGCTTATGAAATTTCAGATTCTTATCACCACTTCAAAGGGTGCTACAATCTGTTTTTCCCATGAGCACACatgttattttgtttttcactttttctcaTGAACGACTTTTCTGAAGGAGTTTGAGACTCCACTAATTTAATCCTAACATGAAATCTATTCGtatattttcttctatttttatcACGATTTCTTCCCTGATAGACAAACACCCTCGGCGCCATGAAACTGATTAAAAACTTCATCTATTCTGATCAGTTTGTCATGAATATCCATCAGAAATATGATCATTTAAGGTATATCCCCAGAAACAAGATTTTACACAATGGTTTTACATTTACCACAATCAAATTTATGGATCATCATCAAATTTATTCACCAGGGCTAGCGTTTCCCTGAAATTGTCCACGAATATACCTCAAACCTGTCCTGTATCCTGACTCTACTCCCCAGAAATTCCATTCATACCTAATTCCAAAAGCCCCCAAGCAACagaaaacgaaagaaaacaatTTCGATTGTCCCCTCACACTCGCTATGCCCCACCAGTTTTATCAATCATCTTCATCGGCTGAAGCCTTTTGACATCCTTCCTATACTTCTCAATAGTGATATCTGGATTGACACAAGTAGAAAGACTCAACGATACTGGATCAAGACTGGCAGCGAGTTTGAGATAAGTTTCTTCCATTTCCTTGGTAATTTTAATCTCCTGATAGTCCCCATCAGCCTTtatctcctcctccccctcctcctcatTATTCGAATCAAATGAGATGAGATCTTTGATCTGCGTCGAATCATCCTCCAATTTCTCCGGTATTTCAATCCTCTGATCATCAATTCTATCAGTTCCACTGTTATTGAAGCTAAGTGAACGTAAACTATTGGTTCCCTGCACCATTCCTACACTTGATTTCCTATCGTCTCCATTGAACTTATCCCCAAACCCCGGCATATTGATCAACGTGTGCCCCTTGTTTCCCACCCCCTCACCACCCTTTTTACCCTGTGAACTAGTTACAGATGACTGTACCCACTCAGCCACCCTCTGGGCACTATGGAGTTGCGTGGGCGAGTCATTAGGAAGAATAGGAAATGCCTCGTCACTACTAGTCGACAGTGATCGACTCTTCAATGCATTATTATGAACTAGAGCTGTTGTATTCGATAAATTACTGGCATTGGGACTCCCACTGAGACTCTCAGGGCTAGTGTAGACCACCGTCTGGTAGTTACCCCTGGCATTGTCCAGGAGAATGTTCTTTGATGCCTGACTGACCCTCATGAGGCAGTTTCTCGCTGTATTGTTCGTCGTGTTgccattaaaaattctcctctTGTCGCCCTTCGACTGAATGAGGTCACTGGAGCTGCTCGAAGGCTCTGAACTCGAGATCATCACCGCTGAACTATCACTACTGAAACTGGGACTCGCAGCAACCCCTGGAGACTGACTGACTGTCTGATTAAGGTTCACAGCATTTGTCACTTCTATCAACGTCACATTCTGATGTTGATTGTTGTTCGGTGAATTCTTCTTCCAGATTCTCTCGTTTATCACGTCCAGGTCAATCTCCCCTGGACGATTGCACCTGGGGGACTTCGAAGGGTCTTCAGACCTGTTGGAAGACAGTTTCGTCTTGTTGGACCACGTGTTCTTCCAAATTCTGTCATTTATTATGTCCACTGGAGTCTGTATGGGATTGGCATTGGTCACGTCGAGATTCTCCGCTCGTCTCGTCACCATTGGTGATGTCGCCTGGGGCTTCATCTCCGGGAGGTCAAGTTTTTTCGATTTGTTCGGCTGTTTTGATTTGTTCGTGATGGATTTTTGGGATCTCTCGAGGAGAATTTTCGCTTGAACTGAACCCTGGGGAAGTTGGCTCGGTTTTTGGGGCTGGACTTGACGTAGACTCGTGTAGCCGTTTAACGACGGCTTCTTGTAGCTTTCCTCGGTGAACACTAGTGTCGTTTGACACTCAGAGTCCACCATGAGGATGGTCTTGTGGCAGACACATGTGTCACAGTGCTTCGcaaaaattctctccttctCCCGATCCTCCAGGACTTTCGCCATTATCGAGGCTGATACTATGTCCACGGGAGGTTTGCCATCATCACTCTCGTCATCGCTGTACTTGTCGATGGGGCTCGGCTTGCTGATGTTGTATACCATCGCTGTCGGGGGAAAAGTGGATATTGGCACTGTTATGCTTTTCACGTCCGGTGGAGAGACGTCACTCGATCTTCGCTTCTGGGCGATGTAGGTCTTCACTTTGGCTTGGACTTCGGTTGGTAAGGAGTCGTATTTCTGGCCCACAAAGTTGGAGGGCTTGCACTGCAGCAACTGAATCGCCAGTGTCACGTCGTTACGATATTCCGCCTGAAATATTTCagagttttttaatttaatggaacgaaaattctttttattaatataaaaaataaatataaataaattgtaaatatgAGTACATGGTGTGGTATGCGTATATCATAGATTATCTATCGTACATATTGTACATGATATATGTTGCTCatcgttatttttattatatatttcattgttattttGTAAGGGAAATTTATTCGTGTTTTCGTGTgacgttttttattttatatttgaaaTTGCGGAACATGCATGCCTGCAGTTTGTTTTTAAATCCAACTCTGGGAgtttattttcataataaacGAGTGAAATTTCTCGAGGCAATATTTTGACTCTATTATTTCACTTTTTAAATGAACAAAATGGATACATCGATCCTGCCCAGTTCAACCAGTTGAATCTCTGGAAGTTAGAGCATTATGAAATTATCGGagatattttctattgaattctGTCATCTCTGTTCAAGATATCTatataaattgaaaacaacTCCATGTTCTATTTCAGACATCCACTGATAGCAATAATTTGTTCGCACAAACTCTGACGCTCCATGTGCTGTCCACGACAGGTGTCCGCACTTTACTTCGTCTAGAATGTCACAAAAGATATTTCAAACAAGAGAACAcagttattgaaaattctttagTAAATATTGAAGAAATCTTTAAAGTGATAATAGCTCATCACTCACACGAGTTGTCACGATTTTCTGTTCCAAATGGTAACTAAAATAAGTAAAACTACCGACGCTCATTATGTTTTGTTCATAATCCTTATCTGGACTGTTCATTACGTACATTATTTATTCGCATCGATCGCTCCACCGGGACTTAAATGTTTAACCGACTCGGGAAAACTTTAACTAATTCTTAAGCCTATGGCGATTGAAAGCTCCTCAAgatttacaaaaattcatgTTAATATTTCTGAATGGATAAAAATTCTAGGAAtggtaaattcaattaaaaataaaaaatagagttCAATCATTTGACAGGTGAAAGGATTTCCCAATCTTCTCGAGGAAGTCAAAcaaaaatgttgataaaatacACCATCTGTATAAATATAAGCAGATAACAAGACGTCATCGCCAGCCGCTGTGGCAATCCTCCTCGACAAGTGAGAGAACTTAGATATTTGCTTTTCGGAATAACTGATCTGTCTACGCCAGCTCATTTCCCGTGGTATTCTCTATCTGAATTGGAAGTTCATGTACACTTTATTCCGACTAATCGCTTTATCAGAACTCTATTTGTTTAtccattcatgaaaatttcaactaatcacTTAATCTGAACCCGATTAAAGTTCCTAACAGTCACAAAActtcaattaatatttctgGACTGATAAACAGAAAATGTTAATCATGTGAGAGTGCAGGGGATTTCTCTATTTATTTACAGAATACAGGAAaactaatgaaaattgttgcaATGTCTGTGGCTATAAACTGATATCAGAATGTAATTTACGGTGGATCtgataaatttaattcttCAAATACCACAAATACTTTTCTCGGAAAAACAATTGTCTACCTGAGCTCGTTCATTTCCCCTCATACTGCTTATCTCACTCGCACGTTCCCATACTTATTCTGACTTATCGGAACTCCACTTTTGGACTAATCACGAATACTCCGAGTAATCATTGAATCCAATTACTAGAGAGTGGAACAAAACGTCTTTAACGGGCAATAACtccgaaataaaataaaatttcccctcATGCACCCCCTTCCATCTCCATCgaataaaaacaaaacttACATTATCCTGCGATAATCGATGAATCCTGTAATTAGCATCAGCCAGTCGATGTGACAGTGTGGCAATATCCTTGGTGAAGGCACCTTTTTCAGTCTCACATTTATCCACAATCCTCAACAACTTGTCCTCAAGATTTTGATTAACCTTCTGCACTCTCTTGTGTGCCTCGTAGAGTCTCGAGTACTTGTCCTCCCACGTGCGTAGTTCCTCCCTCATAGATGCCAATTCGCCATTAGGAAATTTATCagcttcattaaaaaattgggtcTCCATCTTAACAATGTGACTGTCTTTCTCCATCAAGCTCTGCCTCAGGTGTTCAATTTCCGCATGGAGATGAACGTCACTGTGTCTGTGCTCATTCGTCGTGCATCTCGCACAGACACAACCACACTCCTGTCGATAAACAATGAATTGATGAATAGTGGAGTGTTAAAAACGTATTAGAACCCGAGAGGAACATTTTCccttatttatgaaatttttcctcagaatttttctcaccAAATGACCCAAAATGATCTGATAATTATCAAGGAATGAAGACGTACCTTACACGTCTCCGACATTGTATTGGCGATGACAATAGCTCTGACTGCAGGCCCCAACACTCACAAAATAAGTCCCAAAAACAAAGATCCTGGACCCCTCGTTCATAACCCTGACGAGACCTCCACTAAACCAGGAAAATCCCAGGACCTTCAGCACTCACTATCACTCATCTccatgttttattttatttaccaaAATCTTTTTCGTGTCAACACTggagatttttataaaattgtttattcagtCAACAATTGCTCATGACAGCACAGGGGTTCGTCGAGTTATTGCCGTTGAGGGAGGGCTCTCGGGGTGAATGCTCCGGGGATTGAAgattatttagaaaaatatgtaGGGAGAGGAGATGAGACACTGTCGATGTATTGTGAGGAATACCGAGAATACAATCGTCACATCGCGCATACGTGTTATGAACCAGTAGCATTGAGGTAAACGACAAGACGCATGCGCCACTACGTGAATCATTGGTGGTCCCCTTGAAAAGTCAATCTTTTCgggaattttgattttttttcgatggaaATAATTGACATCATGAGAATGTTGATGATGTCATGGGAGACGTGCAATGGACGTCTCCCattctctctgtctgttttgGTTGGAGTCATGTTACAACCGACCGTTCGTTCCTGGAAAATGGTTTTTATATTCAAATTGAAAGAACAAATTGGACAGTTTCCCAATCCAGTCGattctaatgatttttttgattaaaacATCACTCAAATAATTATCATCCACAGCCACAATCGGAGGTCTGTTGGGCGAAGGGTTTGGGGcctcattaaattatttaatttataattattatttacagaATTAACAAAGTATTCTTTCGGAAAATTTGCAGTTCTACTTCAGCTCTTTTATTTGTTACAGAAAATCATCGaatattttgtgattaatCATAATATACTCCAGCGACAATAACAATTGCGTAATATTCTAGAGTCTCGTGAACGTACGTCGAGTAATTGTCCTTCTCAGCGTCCCAGATGAACCCGAGTCCTGTGTGGATTCCTTGTCCACTCTTTTGGATTATCGTCGCTGTTACAATATATTTATACCTGAAATTCGCGAATGATAATCAgtagagaatttttcattccgtcTTTAGACTcagacattaatttttaagaaataaattgaaagaaattcgTTAATTGGGTCTCGTGACTCCTCTGGAAGACTCTTCTTAGTAATTCCAAAATCAAGTCTGACAGGCTCCCCaccaaatgaataaataaatcaccaGATGAATAAATCAACGAATGACGAAATCAATAGCCCCAGGATTTAGAAAATCCAAGTTTAAGTTCCTACCGCATGAAAtcctttttaaaaatttgtttccgaATTTCCATCGCCATATCCTGGCAGAGCTTCATGCAGACCTTCGAGTCATACACTTTAACGTCCTTCAGTGCTGTTTTCGTCACGTTCTCGAGGATCTTGTCAACTGCGGGGGCTTTGAAAGGATTCGGAGACTCAAGCTGA encodes:
- the LOC135169479 gene encoding dynein light chain Tctex-type protein 2; amino-acid sequence: MSMTRQTDPSRLSLTSGGKRSSRRDSISRAGIGSSTVSLVGLPRASIAFKTGKGGFKVPRYQNTYQLESPNPFKAPAVDKILENVTKTALKDVKVYDSKVCMKLCQDMAMEIRKQIFKKDFMRYKYIVTATIIQKSGQGIHTGLGFIWDAEKDNYSTYVHETLEYYAIVIVAGVYYD
- the LOC135169471 gene encoding uncharacterized protein LOC135169471 is translated as MSETCKECGCVCARCTTNEHRHSDVHLHAEIEHLRQSLMEKDSHIVKMETQFFNEADKFPNGELASMREELRTWEDKYSRLYEAHKRVQKVNQNLEDKLLRIVDKCETEKGAFTKDIATLSHRLADANYRIHRLSQDNAEYRNDVTLAIQLLQCKPSNFVGQKYDSLPTEVQAKVKTYIAQKRRSSDVSPPDVKSITVPISTFPPTAMVYNISKPSPIDKYSDDESDDGKPPVDIVSASIMAKVLEDREKERIFAKHCDTCVCHKTILMVDSECQTTLVFTEESYKKPSLNGYTSLRQVQPQKPSQLPQGSVQAKILLERSQKSITNKSKQPNKSKKLDLPEMKPQATSPMVTRRAENLDVTNANPIQTPVDIINDRIWKNTWSNKTKLSSNRSEDPSKSPRCNRPGEIDLDVINERIWKKNSPNNNQHQNVTLIEVTNAVNLNQTVSQSPGVAASPSFSSDSSAVMISSSEPSSSSSDLIQSKGDKRRIFNGNTTNNTARNCLMRVSQASKNILLDNARGNYQTVVYTSPESLSGSPNASNLSNTTALVHNNALKSRSLSTSSDEAFPILPNDSPTQLHSAQRVAEWVQSSVTSSQGKKGGEGVGNKGHTLINMPGFGDKFNGDDRKSSVGMVQGTNSLRSLSFNNSGTDRIDDQRIEIPEKLEDDSTQIKDLISFDSNNEEEGEEEIKADGDYQEIKITKEMEETYLKLAASLDPVSLSLSTCVNPDITIEKYRKDVKRLQPMKMIDKTGGA